The following are encoded together in the Cicer arietinum cultivar CDC Frontier isolate Library 1 chromosome 2, Cicar.CDCFrontier_v2.0, whole genome shotgun sequence genome:
- the LOC101514970 gene encoding glutathione S-transferase U19-like — MSKGDKVVVLDFWASPFCARVKIALEEKGVDHVDNEEDIFGKKSELLLKSNPIHQKVPVLLHNDKPVLESSIIVSYIDHVWSSNSLLPDNAYDLAKATFWADFIDKKVFETGRSIWASNGEEREVGTRDFIEVLKHLEEALGEKKYFGGDAFGYVDIIAIPHSAWFLAYETLGGFKIEDHSPKISAWIKRCLQRDSVKNVLPDPEKVYQFVLHFRKMSGLE, encoded by the exons ATGTCAAAGGGAGACAAGGTTGTTGTTTTGGACTTTTGGGCTAGCCCATTTTGTGCAAGAGTGAAAATTGCTTTGGAAGAGAAAGGTGTGGATCATGTGGACAATGAAGAGGatatatttggaaaaaaaagtGAGCTTCTTCTAAAGTCAAATCCAATTCACCAAAAAGTACCTGTTCTCTTGCATAATGACAAACCTGTCCTTGAGTCTTCTATCATTGTTAGCTATATTGATCATGTTTGGTCTTCCAACTCATTGCTTCCAGATAATGCATATGATCTTGCCAAAGCTACATTTTGGGCTGATTTCATTGACAAAAAG GTGTTTGAAACTGGAAGGAGCATTTGGGCTAGCAATGGAGAAGAAAGAGAAGTTGGAACAAGAGACTTCATTGAAGTTTTAAAGCATCTAGAAGAAGCTCTTGGAGAGAAAAAGTACTTTGGTGGTGATGCATTTGGTTATGTAGACATCATAGCCATTCCTCATTCTGCATGGTTTTTAGCATatgaaacacttggtggtttcAAAATTGAAGATCATAGTCCAAAAATTTCAGCTTGGATTAAAAGATGCTTGCAAAGAGACTCTGTGAAAAATGTTCTGCCTGACCCTGAAAAGGTTTACCAATTTGTCCTTCATTTTAGGAAGATGTCAGGACTTGAATGA